The following coding sequences lie in one Vanacampus margaritifer isolate UIUO_Vmar chromosome 16, RoL_Vmar_1.0, whole genome shotgun sequence genomic window:
- the LOC144036611 gene encoding TLC domain-containing protein 5-like, with translation MMAVAALLEVLCSLAGWSGLYALLCRVSPERGPEWNCRLVTLTHGVAIVMLTAYVVFVDGPWPLTHAGSENTALQTSALCVCLGYFLFDMSWCVHFGSEGAVMLGHHAASVIGILLALLSGASACETCAVIFGSELTNPLLQARWFLRRLGRYDSLLGDAVDLLFIFLFATVRVGVGAAMFYYELTSPRTSVAMKLGGVVMYGLAWVFMVDIARFGYKKSRMRYKQWREKRNDSDVDGRTSFRQRCVSDVMVVVAVAMFSTVRLHMRRSSSQSDRPVLPGGETRNLAGGVKGCTPSNRL, from the exons ATGATGGCGGTGGCAGCGCTGCTGGAGGTTCTGTGCAGCCTGGCGGGCTGGTCCGGTCTCTATGCGTTGCTGTGCCGTGTCTCGCCTGAGCGCGGGCCCGAGTGGAACTGTAGACTGGTCACGCTGACGCACGGCGTCGCCATCGTCATGCTGACGGCGTACGTGGTCTTCGTGGACGGACCCTGGCCCCTCACACACGCTG GTAGCGAGAACACGGCTCTACAGACGTCTGCCCTCTGCGTCTGCCTGGGCTACTTCCTGTTCGACATGTCCTGGTGCGTACACTTCGGCAGTGAGGGCGCCGTCATGCTGGGCCACCACGCCGCCAGCGTCATCGGCATCCTGCTGGCGCTGCTGTCGGGCGCGTCGGCGTGTGAGACGTGCGCCGTCATCTTCGGCAGCGAGCTCACCAACCCTCTGCTGCAGGCGCGCTGGTTCCTGCGACGACTGGGCCGCTACGACAGCCTGCTGGGCGACGCCGTCGACCTGctcttcatcttcctcttcgCCACCGTGCGGGTGGGCGTGGGCGCTGCCATGTTCTACTATGAGCTGACCTCGCCCAGGACCAGTGTGGCCATGAAGCTGGGCGGCGTGGTTATGTACGGGCTGGCGTGGGTGTTCATGGTGGACATCGCCAGGTTCGGATACAAGAAAAGTCGGATGCGCTACAAACAGTGGCGGGAGAAGCGCAATGATTCCGACGTGGACGGACGGACGTCATTTAGACAACG CTGCGTGAGCGACGTGATGGTGGTGGTCGCCGTGGCGATGTTCTCCACGGTGCGACTCCACATGAGGCGGTCCAGCTCCCAGTCCGACAGGCCCGTGCTGCCCGGCGGCGAAACCAGGAATCTGGCGGGAGGCGTCAAGGGATGCACGCCCAGCAATAGACTGTAG
- the rcc1l gene encoding RCC1-like G exchanging factor-like protein isoform X1 — MSLPPARRCLLLSSLKVHRCGHAMISSASNPREKRDAGGPVFQYVGQHKKPSHKVFVWGFSFTGALGIPSFVVPDSGSKKPRKYQFTPYRLETADQISSAACGYGFTLLASSTKDVTKLWGAGLNKDSQLGFQRTQHNRHHSYDYVLEPSPVQLPLREPQKTRVTQVSCGRAHALVLTDCEGVFSMGNNAYGQCGRDIVDDEVYSGSHMIHKMEGVDGRVVQVACGQDHSLFLTETGRVYACGWGADGQTGLGHHKVCSTPTEVLGELSGVKVQQVSTYADCSLAVSADGQLYGWGNSEYLQLASVTETTQLNSPCRLPLPGCGRVVQAACGGTQVAILNERGEVFVWGYGILGKGPSLSESCSPEMIPPSLFGRSDFNPSVVVTKIRCGLAHFAAVTDRGELFVWGKNVRGCLGIGKRDDQFFPWRVTVPGQVVDVACGVDHMVALVKSLL; from the exons ATGTCTCTTCCACCTGCTCGCCGGTGCCTCCTCCTGTCTTCGCTCAAAGTCCACCGTTGCGGCCACGCCATGATCAGCAGCGCCTCGAACCCGCGGGAGAAACGTGACGCCGGCGGTCCTGTGTTCCAGTACGTGGGCCAGCACAAGAAGCCCAGCCACAAAGTGTTCGTGTGGGGCTTCAGCTTCACAGGAGCGCTGGGCATTCCAAGTTTCGTGGTCCCCGACAGCGGCAGCAAGAAGCCTCGCAAGTACCAGTTCACGCCTTACCGGCTGGAGACAGCGGACCAG ATTTCGTCTGCCGCATGTGGTTACGGGTTCACCCTTCTGGCGTCCTCCACAAAAGACGTGACCAAGCTGTGGGGCGCCGGACTCAACAAGGACTCGCAGCTCGGCTTTCAGCGCACACAGCACAACCGAC ATCATAGTTACGATTACGTGTTGGAGCCGTCGCCTGTGCAGCTGCCTCTCCGAGAACCGCAGAAAACACGCGTGACGCAGGTGTCATGTGGACGTGCGCACGCACTCGTGCTCACTGATTGCGAGGGAG TGTTTAGCATGGGCAACAACGCTTACGGCCAGTGTGGACGCGATATTGTGGACGACGAAGTGTACAG CGGCAGTCACATGATTCACAAAATGGAGGGCGTGGATGGCCGCGTGGTGCAGGTGGCGTGCGGGCAGGACCACAGCCTCTTCCTGACGGAGACGGGGCGGGTCTACGCCTGCGGGTGGGGAGCGGACGGACAGACGG GTCTGGGGCACCACAAGGTGTGCTCCACCCCCACTGAAGTGCTGGGGGAGCTGTCGGGCGTGAAGGTCCAACAGGTCAGCACGTACGCAGACTGCAGCCTGGCCGTGTCCGCGGACGGACAGCTGTACGGATGGGGAAACTCTGAATACCTTCAGCTGGCCTCCGTCACAGAGACCACCCAA CTCAACTCCCCTTGTCGGTTGCCTCTCCCAGGCTGCGGTCGTGTGGTGCAGGCGGCATGCGGAGGCACACAGGTGGCTATCCTCAacg agCGTGGCGAGGTGTTTGTTTGGGGCTATGGGATTTTGGGAAAAGGCCCCTCGCTGTCAGAGTCATGCTCCCCCGAGATGATTCCTCCGTCCTTGTTTGGACGCTCCGACTTCAACCCCTCTGTCGTCGTCACCAAGATTCGATGCGGCCTGGCTCACTTCGCCGCTGTCACAG ATCGTGGCGAGCTCTTCGTGTGGGGGAAGAACGTCCGAGGGTGTTTGGGTATCGGGAAGAGGGATGACCAGTTCTTCCCGTGGCGA GTGACTGTCCCCGGTCAAGTGGTGGATGTAGCATGTGGCGTCGACCACATGGTGGCGCTGGTCAAGTCCCTCCTCTGA
- the pou2f3 gene encoding POU domain, class 2, transcription factor 3 isoform X1: MSADTLEQSDTQAEQTKQKGIGFHRQIKTEGINNSSHLSSSLKTCHMTQSPPMHPSHMTGDLTQQLLLIPPSHMSSQSHFLMPQNAPSHQALLPHNLMSLAGQNQNGVLQHQPGLALTPQNLNNIRLSELFAMQAMSRSVDNHMMDMPHLQANKHITPPPHQEESSDLEELERFAKTFKQRRIKLGFTQGDVGLAMGKLYGNDFSQTTISRFEALNLSFKNMCKLKPLLEKWLSDAENSPSDCMSGAASLPPLMEGYGRKRKKRTSIETNIKLTLEKRFLDNPKPNSEEITLISEQLAMEKEVIRVWFCNRRQKEKRIYCPVTSLPVKTQSYNSRMLAAVSRSYSPLASGAVFSNSSPNCVSREVSPDSMSMSTATLASHISPTSYSTQGYWPRWNSSSYPH; the protein is encoded by the exons ATGAGTGCAGACACTCTGGAGCAGTCGGACACTCAGGCGGAGCAGACGA AGCAAAAAGGAATTGGATTCCACCGACAA ATAAAGACAGAGGGCATCAACAACTCGTCCCACTTGAGTTCCTCGCTGAAGACATGTCACATGACGCAGAGTCCTCCAATGCATCCTTCTCACATGACTGGG GACCTGACGCAGCAGTTGCTCCTGATACCGCCGTCCCACATGTCATCGCAGTCCCACTTCCTGATGCCCCAGAACGCCCCCAGCCACCAAG CTCTTCTGCCGCACAACCTGATGTCACTTGCGGGGCAGAACCAGAACGGCGTCCTGCAGCATCAGCCCGGCCTGGCTTTGACCCCGCAg aactTGAACAACATCAGATTGAGCGAATTGTTTGCCATGCAGGCGATGAGCCGCTCGGTGGACAACCACATGATGGACATGCCCCACCTGCAGGCCAACAAACACATAACGCCCCCCCCGCACCAAGAAGAGTCCAGCGACCTGGAGGAGCTGGAGCGGTTCGCCAAGACCTTCAAACAGAGACGCATCAAACTGGGCTTCACGCAG GGCGACGTGGGCCTGGCCATGGGCAAACTGTACGGCAACGACTTCAGCCAGACCACCATCTCCCGCTTCGAGGCGCTCAACTTGAGCTTCAAGAACATGTGCAAGCTCAAACCTCTGCTGGAGAAGTGGCTGAGTGACGCAG AAAACTCCCCTTCGGACTGCATGAGCGGCGCCGCCTCGCTGCCGCCGCTGATGGAAGGTTACGGACGCAAGCGCAAAAAGAGGACCAGCATTGAGACCAACATCAAACTGACGCTGGAGAAGCGCTTCCTTGAC AACCCCAAACCCAACTCGGAGGAGATCACGCTGATCTCGGAGCAGCTGGCCATGGAGAAGGAGGTGATCCGGGTTTGGTTCTGCAACCGGCGCCAGAAGGAGAAGCGGATCTACTGCCCCGTCACCAGTTTACCCGTCAAGACGCAGAGCTACAACTCCAGGATG TTGGCGGCAGTGTCCCGATCATACAGCCCGCTTGCTTCAGGCGCAG TTTTCTCAAATTCGTCTCCGAACTGCGTGAGCCGCGAAGTTTCTCCCGACAGCATGTCCATGTCCACGGCGACGTTAGCGTCTCACATCAGCCCGACGTCTTACAGCACTCAAGG GTACTGGCCTCGTTGGAATTCTAGCAGCTATCCCCACTGA
- the pigs gene encoding GPI transamidase component PIG-S, whose product MATAEVEKRRNHLAALSFVAVVVVLGIPMWLRTTTTYRAWLPMAQIQELAELQLLLSTDVEVVFARGTLTPEQQKKIPVMHSRDEAHTIDETDLSMHTLSESPCGSLVVYVIPQSSPLLPQDVDVYVGQRRMALLRVDANMKAGKSLHQVLAALEPQVKEVLQVMSFSHDDITAALSDRVRLSPGSSQSKADSMRTFKSSPGYEITFSLLNPDPKWHNVYWDMEGAVRTYVQPLLSKLNPVANFSVDSQTLHYTMLGVNSRFDANHSAYTLSADSLAHVINPVEARLGSNAASSNPVLNFLLYVPDAQHSPLHILDNQKQKVTSNAFHSPRWGGIMVYNVYGYYGSDEIAFDININMVKVMGVFLSQLR is encoded by the exons ATGGCTACCGCGGAAGTAG AGAAAAGGCGCAACCATCTCGCCGCCCTGTCCTTCGTGGCCGTGGTGGTCGTCTTGGGAATCCCCATGTGGTTGCGGACCACCACCACGTATCGCGCTTGGCTGCCCATGGCTCAGATTCAAGAGCTGGCCGAGCTGCAG CTCCTTCTGAGCACCGACGTGGAGGTGGTGTTTGCACGCGGGACGCTGACGCCGGAACAGCAGAAGAAGATCCCCGTGATGCACTCGCGGGATGAGGCGCACACCATTGACG AGACCGATCTTTCCATGCACACACTCAGCGAGAGTCCATGTGGCTCTTTGGTGGTCTACGTAATACCACAATCTTCTCCGCTGCTGCCTCAG GATGTAGACGTGTACGTGGGCCAGCGGCGGATGGCCTTGCTGCGCGTGGACGCAAATATGAAGGCGGGCAAGTCGTTGCATCAAGTGCTGGCGGCGTTGGAGCCACAGGTGAAAGAGGTGCTGCAGGTGATGTCGTTCAGCCACGACGACATCACGGCCGCACTCAGCGACAGAGTGCGACTCAGCCCGGGAAGCTCACAAAGCAAAGCTGACAGCATGAGAACATTCAAGTCTAGTCCGG GTTACGAGATCACCTTCAGCCTGCTGAATCCCGACCCCAAGTGGCACAACGTGTATTGGGACATGGAGGGCGCCGTGCGTACCTACGTCCAACCTTTGCTCTCCAAACTAAACCCCGTGGCCAACTTTAGCGTTGACTCTCAG ACACTGCACTACACCATGCTGGGCGTCAATTCCCGCTTCGACGCCAACCACAGCGCCTACACGCTGAGCGCCGACAGCCTAGCGCACGTCATCAACCCCGTGGAGGCTCGACTGG GTTCCAACGCTGCCTCGTCCAACCCGGTGCTCAACTTCCTGCTGTACGTGCCCGACGCACAACACTCGCCGCTCCACATCCTCGATAACCAGAAGCAAAAGGTCACCTCCAACGCCTTTCACTCGCCGCGATGGGGCGGAATCATG GTGTATAACGTGTATGGCTACTATGGATCGGATGAAATAGCTTTTGACATCAACATCAACATGGTCAAAGTGATGGGCGTCTTCCTCTCTCAGCTACGGTAA
- the rcc1l gene encoding RCC1-like G exchanging factor-like protein isoform X2, whose product MSLPPARRCLLLSSLKVHRCGHAMISSASNPREKRDAGGPVFQYVGQHKKPSHKVFVWGFSFTGALGIPSFVVPDSGSKKPRKYQFTPYRLETADQISSAACGYGFTLLASSTKDVTKLWGAGLNKDSQLGFQRTQHNRHHSYDYVLEPSPVQLPLREPQKTRVTQVSCGRAHALVLTDCEGVFSMGNNAYGQCGRDIVDDEVYSGSHMIHKMEGVDGRVVQVACGQDHSLFLTETGRVYACGWGADGQTGLGHHKVCSTPTEVLGELSGVKVQQVSTYADCSLAVSADGQLYGWGNSEYLQLASVTETTQALVRLLPPQFHFCFAAQLPLSVASPRLRSCGAGGMRRHTGGYPQRAWRGVCLGLWDFGKRPLAVRVMLPRDDSSVLVWTLRLQPLCRRHQDSMRPGSLRRCHRSWRALRVGEERPRVFGYREEG is encoded by the exons ATGTCTCTTCCACCTGCTCGCCGGTGCCTCCTCCTGTCTTCGCTCAAAGTCCACCGTTGCGGCCACGCCATGATCAGCAGCGCCTCGAACCCGCGGGAGAAACGTGACGCCGGCGGTCCTGTGTTCCAGTACGTGGGCCAGCACAAGAAGCCCAGCCACAAAGTGTTCGTGTGGGGCTTCAGCTTCACAGGAGCGCTGGGCATTCCAAGTTTCGTGGTCCCCGACAGCGGCAGCAAGAAGCCTCGCAAGTACCAGTTCACGCCTTACCGGCTGGAGACAGCGGACCAG ATTTCGTCTGCCGCATGTGGTTACGGGTTCACCCTTCTGGCGTCCTCCACAAAAGACGTGACCAAGCTGTGGGGCGCCGGACTCAACAAGGACTCGCAGCTCGGCTTTCAGCGCACACAGCACAACCGAC ATCATAGTTACGATTACGTGTTGGAGCCGTCGCCTGTGCAGCTGCCTCTCCGAGAACCGCAGAAAACACGCGTGACGCAGGTGTCATGTGGACGTGCGCACGCACTCGTGCTCACTGATTGCGAGGGAG TGTTTAGCATGGGCAACAACGCTTACGGCCAGTGTGGACGCGATATTGTGGACGACGAAGTGTACAG CGGCAGTCACATGATTCACAAAATGGAGGGCGTGGATGGCCGCGTGGTGCAGGTGGCGTGCGGGCAGGACCACAGCCTCTTCCTGACGGAGACGGGGCGGGTCTACGCCTGCGGGTGGGGAGCGGACGGACAGACGG GTCTGGGGCACCACAAGGTGTGCTCCACCCCCACTGAAGTGCTGGGGGAGCTGTCGGGCGTGAAGGTCCAACAGGTCAGCACGTACGCAGACTGCAGCCTGGCCGTGTCCGCGGACGGACAGCTGTACGGATGGGGAAACTCTGAATACCTTCAGCTGGCCTCCGTCACAGAGACCACCCAA GCACTTGTACGCCTGCTCCCCCCACAGTTCCACTTTTGCTTTGCAGCTCAACTCCCCTTGTCGGTTGCCTCTCCCAGGCTGCGGTCGTGTGGTGCAGGCGGCATGCGGAGGCACACAGGTGGCTATCCTCAacg agCGTGGCGAGGTGTTTGTTTGGGGCTATGGGATTTTGGGAAAAGGCCCCTCGCTGTCAGAGTCATGCTCCCCCGAGATGATTCCTCCGTCCTTGTTTGGACGCTCCGACTTCAACCCCTCTGTCGTCGTCACCAAGATTCGATGCGGCCTGGCTCACTTCGCCGCTGTCACAG ATCGTGGCGAGCTCTTCGTGTGGGGGAAGAACGTCCGAGGGTGTTTGGGTATCGGGAAGAGGGATGA
- the pou2f3 gene encoding POU domain, class 2, transcription factor 3 isoform X2, producing the protein MSADTLEQSDTQAEQTKQKGIGFHRQIKTEGINNSSHLSSSLKTCHMTQSPPMHPSHMTGDLTQQLLLIPPSHMSSQSHFLMPQNAPSHQALLPHNLMSLAGQNQNGVLQHQPGLALTPQAMSRSVDNHMMDMPHLQANKHITPPPHQEESSDLEELERFAKTFKQRRIKLGFTQGDVGLAMGKLYGNDFSQTTISRFEALNLSFKNMCKLKPLLEKWLSDAENSPSDCMSGAASLPPLMEGYGRKRKKRTSIETNIKLTLEKRFLDNPKPNSEEITLISEQLAMEKEVIRVWFCNRRQKEKRIYCPVTSLPVKTQSYNSRMLAAVSRSYSPLASGAVFSNSSPNCVSREVSPDSMSMSTATLASHISPTSYSTQGYWPRWNSSSYPH; encoded by the exons ATGAGTGCAGACACTCTGGAGCAGTCGGACACTCAGGCGGAGCAGACGA AGCAAAAAGGAATTGGATTCCACCGACAA ATAAAGACAGAGGGCATCAACAACTCGTCCCACTTGAGTTCCTCGCTGAAGACATGTCACATGACGCAGAGTCCTCCAATGCATCCTTCTCACATGACTGGG GACCTGACGCAGCAGTTGCTCCTGATACCGCCGTCCCACATGTCATCGCAGTCCCACTTCCTGATGCCCCAGAACGCCCCCAGCCACCAAG CTCTTCTGCCGCACAACCTGATGTCACTTGCGGGGCAGAACCAGAACGGCGTCCTGCAGCATCAGCCCGGCCTGGCTTTGACCCCGCAg GCGATGAGCCGCTCGGTGGACAACCACATGATGGACATGCCCCACCTGCAGGCCAACAAACACATAACGCCCCCCCCGCACCAAGAAGAGTCCAGCGACCTGGAGGAGCTGGAGCGGTTCGCCAAGACCTTCAAACAGAGACGCATCAAACTGGGCTTCACGCAG GGCGACGTGGGCCTGGCCATGGGCAAACTGTACGGCAACGACTTCAGCCAGACCACCATCTCCCGCTTCGAGGCGCTCAACTTGAGCTTCAAGAACATGTGCAAGCTCAAACCTCTGCTGGAGAAGTGGCTGAGTGACGCAG AAAACTCCCCTTCGGACTGCATGAGCGGCGCCGCCTCGCTGCCGCCGCTGATGGAAGGTTACGGACGCAAGCGCAAAAAGAGGACCAGCATTGAGACCAACATCAAACTGACGCTGGAGAAGCGCTTCCTTGAC AACCCCAAACCCAACTCGGAGGAGATCACGCTGATCTCGGAGCAGCTGGCCATGGAGAAGGAGGTGATCCGGGTTTGGTTCTGCAACCGGCGCCAGAAGGAGAAGCGGATCTACTGCCCCGTCACCAGTTTACCCGTCAAGACGCAGAGCTACAACTCCAGGATG TTGGCGGCAGTGTCCCGATCATACAGCCCGCTTGCTTCAGGCGCAG TTTTCTCAAATTCGTCTCCGAACTGCGTGAGCCGCGAAGTTTCTCCCGACAGCATGTCCATGTCCACGGCGACGTTAGCGTCTCACATCAGCCCGACGTCTTACAGCACTCAAGG GTACTGGCCTCGTTGGAATTCTAGCAGCTATCCCCACTGA
- the rcc1l gene encoding RCC1-like G exchanging factor-like protein isoform X3: MSLPPARRCLLLSSLKVHRCGHAMISSASNPREKRDAGGPVFQYVGQHKKPSHKVFVWGFSFTGALGIPSFVVPDSGSKKPRKYQFTPYRLETADQISSAACGYGFTLLASSTKDVTKLWGAGLNKDSQLGFQRTQHNRHHSYDYVLEPSPVQLPLREPQKTRVTQVSCGRAHALVLTDCEGVFSMGNNAYGQCGRDIVDDEVYSGSHMIHKMEGVDGRVVQVACGQDHSLFLTETGRVYACGWGADGQTGLGHHKVCSTPTEVLGELSGVKVQQVSTYADCSLAVSADGQLYGWGNSEYLQLASVTETTQFHFCFAAQLPLSVASPRLRSCGAGGMRRHTGGYPQRAWRGVCLGLWDFGKRPLAVRVMLPRDDSSVLVWTLRLQPLCRRHQDSMRPGSLRRCHRSWRALRVGEERPRVFGYREEG, from the exons ATGTCTCTTCCACCTGCTCGCCGGTGCCTCCTCCTGTCTTCGCTCAAAGTCCACCGTTGCGGCCACGCCATGATCAGCAGCGCCTCGAACCCGCGGGAGAAACGTGACGCCGGCGGTCCTGTGTTCCAGTACGTGGGCCAGCACAAGAAGCCCAGCCACAAAGTGTTCGTGTGGGGCTTCAGCTTCACAGGAGCGCTGGGCATTCCAAGTTTCGTGGTCCCCGACAGCGGCAGCAAGAAGCCTCGCAAGTACCAGTTCACGCCTTACCGGCTGGAGACAGCGGACCAG ATTTCGTCTGCCGCATGTGGTTACGGGTTCACCCTTCTGGCGTCCTCCACAAAAGACGTGACCAAGCTGTGGGGCGCCGGACTCAACAAGGACTCGCAGCTCGGCTTTCAGCGCACACAGCACAACCGAC ATCATAGTTACGATTACGTGTTGGAGCCGTCGCCTGTGCAGCTGCCTCTCCGAGAACCGCAGAAAACACGCGTGACGCAGGTGTCATGTGGACGTGCGCACGCACTCGTGCTCACTGATTGCGAGGGAG TGTTTAGCATGGGCAACAACGCTTACGGCCAGTGTGGACGCGATATTGTGGACGACGAAGTGTACAG CGGCAGTCACATGATTCACAAAATGGAGGGCGTGGATGGCCGCGTGGTGCAGGTGGCGTGCGGGCAGGACCACAGCCTCTTCCTGACGGAGACGGGGCGGGTCTACGCCTGCGGGTGGGGAGCGGACGGACAGACGG GTCTGGGGCACCACAAGGTGTGCTCCACCCCCACTGAAGTGCTGGGGGAGCTGTCGGGCGTGAAGGTCCAACAGGTCAGCACGTACGCAGACTGCAGCCTGGCCGTGTCCGCGGACGGACAGCTGTACGGATGGGGAAACTCTGAATACCTTCAGCTGGCCTCCGTCACAGAGACCACCCAA TTCCACTTTTGCTTTGCAGCTCAACTCCCCTTGTCGGTTGCCTCTCCCAGGCTGCGGTCGTGTGGTGCAGGCGGCATGCGGAGGCACACAGGTGGCTATCCTCAacg agCGTGGCGAGGTGTTTGTTTGGGGCTATGGGATTTTGGGAAAAGGCCCCTCGCTGTCAGAGTCATGCTCCCCCGAGATGATTCCTCCGTCCTTGTTTGGACGCTCCGACTTCAACCCCTCTGTCGTCGTCACCAAGATTCGATGCGGCCTGGCTCACTTCGCCGCTGTCACAG ATCGTGGCGAGCTCTTCGTGTGGGGGAAGAACGTCCGAGGGTGTTTGGGTATCGGGAAGAGGGATGA
- the aldocb gene encoding fructose-bisphosphate aldolase C-B, translating to MTHQFPALTPAQKKELQDIALRIVAPGKGILAADESTGSMAKRFTPIGVDNTEENRRRYRQLLFTADERIDSCIGGVIFFHETLYQSTDDGTPFSKLIKDRDIVVGIKVDKGVVPLAGTNGETTTQGLDGLSERCAQYKKDGADFAKWRCVLKISETTPSELAIFENANVLARYASICQQNGIVPIVEPEILPDGDHDLKRCQYVTEKVLAAVYKALSDHHVYLEGTLLKPNMVTAGHACPSKYSGEEIAMATVTALRRTVPPAVTGVTFLSGGQSEEEASINLNAINTCPLAKPWALTFSYGRALQASALQAWRGEMSKEKAATEEFIKRAEANGLAALGKYESSSSGAAAGQSLYVANHAY from the exons ATGACTCACCAGTTCCCCGCACTGACTCCTGCCCAGAAGAAGGAGCTGCAGGACATCGCCCTGAGGATCGTGGCCCCCGGCAAGGGCATCCTCGCTGCCGATGAGTCCACTG GCAGCATGGCGAAGCGCTTCACCCCCATCGGCGTGGACAACACGGAAGAGAACCGCCGGCGCTACCGCCAGCTGCTGTTCACGGCTGACGAGCGCATCGACAGCTGCATCGGCGGCGTGATTTTCTTCCACGAGACGCTCTACCAGAGCACCGACGACGGCACGCCCTTCTCCAAGCTCATCAAGGACCGCGACATTGTCGTCGGCATCAAG GTGGACAAAGGTGTTGTTCCCCTCGCTGGGACCAATGGAGAGACCACCACTCAAG GTCTGGATGGTCTGTCAGAGCGCTGCGCGCAGTACAAGAAGGACGGCGCTGACTTTGCCAAGTGGCGCTGCGTGCTGAAGATCAGCGAGACCACGCCCTCCGAGCTGGCCATCTTTGAGAACGCCAATGTGCTAGCACGCTATGCTAGCATTTGCCAGCAG aacGGCATTGTTCCCATTGTGGAGCCAGAGATCCTCCCTGATGGAGACCATGATCTGAAGCGCTGCCAGTACGTCACTGAGAAG GTCCTCGCCGCCGTGTACAAGGCTCTGTCAGACCACCACGTCTACCTGGAGGGCACGCTGCTCAAACCCAACATGGTCACCGCTGGGCACGCCTGCCCCAGCAAGTACAGCGGCGAGGAGATCGCCATGGCAACCGTCACCGCCCTGCGTCGCACCGTGCCTCCTGCTGTCACAG GCGTCACGTTCCTGTCGGGCGGCCAGTCCGAGGAAGAGGCCAGCATCAACCTCAACGCTATCAATACCTGCCCTCTGGCCAAGCCTTGGGCGCTTACCTTCTCCTACGGCCGCGCCCTGCAAGCCTCGGCCCTGCAGGCCTGGCGAGGGGAAATGAGCAAGGAGAAAGCCGCCACCGAGGAGTTCATCAAGCGTGCCGAG gcAAACGGCTTGGCTGCCCTGGGCAAGTACGAGTCCTCCAGCAGCGGCGCAGCGGCAGGACAGTCCCTCTACGTGGCCAATCACGCCTACTAA